One segment of candidate division WOR-3 bacterium DNA contains the following:
- a CDS encoding FlgD immunoglobulin-like domain containing protein, whose amino-acid sequence MAIILASLLTLDVPTTLIPPPFSHTLGFTRISSFYLNMYLGEGFRVDEPEGLCCAKMKEEEDTTTWRDDALLTLFAVNSGTGQIVYNVKLTKPGIFGSKGAGTGQFNRPHGIACNENGDVYVADTDNNRLVRLRYTGGELKWVGVVDSSLNHPYGVALDSKGRVYVTDTDNDRIVVYDQNNTKIAVYQPGLEKPTGVAILDNEAPFNDIGLDLLMVVDRSGTRINQLSLSGEILRSIDCRRIGLDTANFNYCAFDRYGNLYVTDRLNCTIHIFDPGLKYIISFGREAKGSSDQPVFNSPRGIAIGRKFGQLFVSEADGGQYYLIALDGFLIGCFPKEFDSIQPGTTIAIYLTQRAEILIDILNERNEPVRTLTPPYQQGPGEVLIVWDGRDNQGKLVPQGEYSIKVTIRPTYSRPRYTLKKELVTRVTRLPG is encoded by the coding sequence GTGGCTATTATTTTAGCGTCACTATTGACTCTTGATGTACCCACGACCCTGATTCCGCCACCATTTTCTCACACCCTCGGCTTCACCCGCATCAGCAGTTTCTATCTGAATATGTATTTGGGCGAAGGGTTCAGGGTTGATGAACCTGAAGGGCTATGCTGCGCCAAGATGAAGGAGGAGGAGGACACCACCACCTGGCGCGACGATGCGCTTTTAACCCTATTTGCGGTAAACTCCGGCACCGGTCAGATAGTCTATAATGTCAAACTGACAAAACCAGGCATATTTGGCTCAAAAGGTGCAGGCACAGGTCAGTTCAACCGCCCCCATGGCATCGCCTGCAACGAAAATGGTGATGTCTATGTTGCCGACACCGACAACAACCGACTCGTCCGCCTGCGCTATACTGGTGGTGAACTGAAATGGGTTGGGGTTGTTGACTCCAGTCTCAACCATCCCTATGGGGTGGCGCTTGATTCCAAAGGCAGGGTCTATGTCACCGACACCGATAATGACCGAATTGTGGTTTATGACCAGAACAACACAAAGATTGCTGTCTATCAACCCGGGCTTGAAAAGCCAACCGGTGTTGCGATTTTGGACAACGAGGCACCCTTTAATGACATTGGGCTTGACCTGTTGATGGTTGTTGACCGCTCTGGAACCCGGATCAACCAGTTAAGCCTTTCCGGCGAGATTTTGCGCTCAATTGACTGCCGGCGCATCGGGCTTGATACCGCTAATTTCAACTACTGTGCCTTTGACCGCTATGGTAACCTCTATGTTACCGACCGACTCAACTGCACAATCCATATCTTTGACCCGGGTCTGAAATACATCATCTCCTTTGGCAGGGAGGCAAAGGGTAGCAGCGACCAGCCGGTGTTCAACTCACCAAGAGGGATTGCGATTGGGAGAAAGTTCGGTCAGCTTTTTGTCAGTGAGGCTGATGGCGGTCAGTATTATCTCATTGCGCTTGATGGTTTTCTTATCGGCTGCTTTCCCAAAGAGTTTGACTCTATCCAGCCCGGGACAACCATCGCCATTTATTTAACCCAGCGGGCAGAAATCCTGATTGACATCCTAAATGAACGGAATGAACCAGTTCGAACCCTCACCCCTCCCTATCAACAGGGACCGGGTGAGGTCTTGATTGTGTGGGATGGCAGGGACAATCAAGGTAAACTTGTGCCTCAGGGTGAATACTCAATCAAGGTTACCATCCGTCCCACCTATTCCCGTCCAAGATATACCTTAAAAAAGGAACTTGTAACCCGGGTAACACGACTCCCCGGATAA